From a region of the Eretmochelys imbricata isolate rEreImb1 chromosome 6, rEreImb1.hap1, whole genome shotgun sequence genome:
- the BDNF gene encoding neurotrophic factor BDNF precursor form encodes MTILFLTMVISYFSCMKAAPMKEASVRGLGSLAYPGLRTHGTLESLSGPNTGSRGLTSLAGTFEHVIEELLDEEQDIQPSEENKDADLYTSRVMLSSQVPLEPPLLFLLEEYKNYLDAANMSMRVRRHSDPARRGELSVCDSTSEWVTAAEKKTAVDMSGATVTVLEKVPVPKGQLKQYFYETKCNPKGYTKEGCRGIDKRHWNSQCRTTQSYVRALTMDNKKRVGWRFIRIDTSCVCTLTIKRGR; translated from the coding sequence ATGACCATCCTTTTCCTTACTATGGTTATTTCATACTTCAGTTGCATGAAAGCTGCCCCTATGAAAGAAGCAAGTGTCAGAGGACTAGGCAGCTTGGCTTACCCAGGTCTTCGGACCCATGGGACTCTGGAGAGCCTAAGTGGGCCCAACACTGGTTCAAGAGGACTGACATCATTGGCAGGCACTTTTGAACATGTCATAGAGGAGCTTCTAGATGAGGAGCAGGACATCCAGCCCAGTGAGGAAAACAAGGATGCCGACTTGTACACGTCTCGGGTTATGCTAAGCAGTCAAGTGCCTTTGGAGCCCCCATTGCTCTTTCTGCTTGAGGAGTACAAAAATTACTTGGATGCAGCAAATATGTCCATGAGGGTCCGGCGCCACTCTGACCCTGCTCGCCGTGGGGAGCTGAGCGTGTGTGACAGTACTAGTGAGTGGGtaacagcagcagagaaaaagaCTGCAGTGGACATGTCTGGTGCAACGGTTACGGTCCTGGAAAAAGTCCCAGTACCCAAAGGCCAACTGAAGCAATACTTCTATGAGACCAAATGCAATCCCAAAGGTTACACAAAAGAGGGTTGCAGGGGCATAGACAAGAGGCATTGGAATTCCCAGTGCCGAACTACCCAGTCTTATGTGCGAGCTCTCACCATGGATAACAAAAAGAGAGTTGGCTGGCGGTTTATAAGAATAGACACTTCCTGTGTATGTACATTGACCATTAAAAGGGGAAGATAG